One Lycium barbarum isolate Lr01 chromosome 5, ASM1917538v2, whole genome shotgun sequence genomic window carries:
- the LOC132640845 gene encoding zinc finger CCCH domain-containing protein 65 isoform X2: MENSHIVALKPLQNPYPFPPSRRRFLMSETYNTLLQILSNCPITDSTTNKQQLDDNGSSKLGRENEVGELVDHHLIRSEKLLVNGPAHNESDNMVMQPSSGDGNEGCSRYGYGDFTGAQMEVDLDPSNCTIDAIEGDRGPSITNDIIDMNCLVDKTHGCNDQTVKEPGNRCSTHELKVKECDPIRQAELDKELSIDDVSAAIESCFGADTIAELSQPAELSGEKMAVSETHLSEEMKHGLQVKEMELETLISSAGATDSSVHVPVSEETEEGEVSGDFMVFDESDYDILNHLGNEKKDQADESPADIFGREEFAFDVHINAPQKRDAYASSSIDTVDEDNTFFGGEFIRKFREEPDDNTEKFFRSRDVETRKICVYDSILDSGNVDKQVGLDVNLDHPVGSQFDSTYGENAKENEQSIVPAEDGNIGKRKGKRGPLTKRKKEKRKVNYRINRAEKNRKLGVRRLRLPPVVKPKVVRYCRHYLKGRCLEGEKCKFSHDTIPLTKSTPCSHFARQSCMKGDDCPFDHQLSKYPCNNHASNGFCSRGAHCLFSHEIAAKTVAVTSPTASNRELMSPFAPSNSNSLIQANTWGMSHKDVKSTSGSTGLVPGKSTERIVLEPVQKPAACTPKGVTFLSHGKSLQGEARKHEEAGLYSKANDARKFSCQLIHSMSDNIQKPNGFTKGGSMRTPQGMNFLSFGRAPSAEPNGDTLLLGDMKNSKEAATCAKRDDSVKDDNQANVSAKLWSMNQMSTRTPPGSVPRGVNFLSVDKTVEDRSHPNEFNSTTLPIQRRQYAPDRTSREMPFSQLSSLFPAGQSVQKCNAEIASSLNAPFLADTPGSIQKAIKSSLAFAARFDLGVKYGMPNGSPDISSVINHKAGSSKDR; the protein is encoded by the exons ATGGAGAATTCTCACATCGTTGCTCTAAAACCCTTGCAAAACCCTTACCCTTTCCCTCCTTCTCGGCGACGATTTCTCATGAGTGAAACTTACAATACACTCCTTCAAATTCTATCTAATTGCCCCATCACTGATTCTACCACTAACAAACAACAACTAG ATGACAATGGCAGCAGTAAACTGGGAAGAGAAAATGAAGTCGGCGAATTGGTTGATCATCATCTCATCAGGTCCGAGAAATTGTTAGTTAATGGTCCTGCTCATAACGAGTCTGACAATATGGTAATGCAACCGAGTTCTGGTGATGGAAATGAAGGGTGCTCTCGTTATGGATATGGAGATTTTACTGGTGCACAAATGGAAGTTGATTTAGATCCCTCCAATTGTACAATTGATGCAATCGAAGGCGATAGAGGTCCTTCTATAACAAATGATATCATTGATATGAATTGTTTGGTAGACAAAACTCATGGTTGTAACGATCAAACGGTCAAGGAACCTGGGAATAGGTGTAGCACTCATGAATTGAAAGTGAAGGAGTGTGATCCTATCAGACAGGCAGAATTAGACAAAGAACTTAGTATTGATGATGTCAGTGCTGCTATAGAGTCTTGTTTTGGTGCGGATACTATTGCTGAGTTGTCGCAACCTGCAGAGCTCTCTGGAGAGAAAATGGCTGTTTCTGAGACACATTTGTCGGAAGAAATGAAGCATGGATTGCAGGTAAAAGAGATGGAATTGGAAACTTTGATATCTTCTGCTGGAGCAACAGATTCATCTGTCCATGTTCCTGTGAGTGAAGAGACAGAGGAAGGGGAAGTTTCCGGAGATTTTATGGTTTTTGATGAATCAGATTATGACATTCTTAATCATCTTGGGAATGAGAAGAAGGATCAAGCAGATGAGTCTCCTGCTGACATTTTTGGTCGAGAAGAGTTTGCTTTTGATGTTCACATTAATGCACCACAGAAGAGGGATGCTTATGCCTCTTCATCCATTGATACAGTTGATGAGGATAACACCTTTTTTGGGGGAGAGTTCATAAGAAAATTTAGAGAAGAGCCAGACGATAATACTGAAAAGTTTTTCCGCTCAAGGGATGTCGAGACCAGAAAAATTTGTGTGTATGACAGCATTTTGGATAGTGGGAACGTTGATAAGCAAGTTGGTCTAGACGTAAATTTAGATCATCCTGTTGGTTCTCAATTTGATTCAACCTATGGTGAAAATGCAAAAGAAAATGAACAATCAATAGTCCCTGCAGAG GATGGGAATATTGGTAAAAGGAAAGGGAAGAGAGGTCCTTTAaccaagagaaaaaaagaaaagagaaag GTCAATTACAGAATTAACCGAGCTGAAAAGAACAGAAAGCTTGGAGTTAGAAGGCTGAGGCTTCCACCAGTGGTGAAACCAAAAGTTGTGAGGTATTGCCGCCATTATCTCAAAGGAAGATGCTTAGAG GGTGAGAAGTGCAAATTCTCTCATGATACCATCCCCTTGACAAAGTCAACG CCATGTTCTCATTTTGCACGTCAGTCTTGCATGAAAGGTGATGATTGCCCATTTGATCATCAACTCTCCAAGTATCCGTGCAATAACCATGCATCCAATGGGTTTTGCAGCAGAGGTGCTCATTGTTTATTTTCACATGAG ATAGCTGCTAAGACAGTGGCAGTGACAAGTCCTACTGCTTCAAACCGTGAGCTGATGTCACCATTTGCTCCAAGTAATTCAAACTCTTTGATTCAAGCAAACACATGGGGGATGTCGCATAAAGACGTTAAATCCACATCTGGTTCAACTGGGCTTGTTCCTGGTAAGAGCACTGAGCGGATTGTATTAGAGCCTGTGCAAAAGCCAGCTGCATGTACACCCAAAGGTGTCACGTTCTTATCTCATGGGAAGTCTTTGCAAGGTGAGGCCAGAAAGCATGAAGAAGCTGGTTTATATTCCAAGGCAAATGATGCTAGAAAATTTAGCTGTCAATTAATCCATAGTATGTCAGATAATATTCAGAAACCGAATGGATTTACAAAAGGAGGATCTATGAGGACACCACAAGGAATGAACTTCTTGTCCTTTGGCCGAGCACCTTCGGCTGAGCCCAATGGTGACACATTGTTGCTGGGTGACATGAAGAATAGTAAAGAAGCTGCAACATGTGCCAAGAGGGACGACAGTGTCAAAGATGATAATCAAGCCAACGTAAGTGCTAAGTTATGGAGCATGAATCAAATGTCGACCAGAACCCCCCCTGGTTCTGTACCTCGGGGTGTAAACTTCCTGTCAGTTGACAAAACAGTAGAGGATAGATCGCATCCTAATGAGTTCAACAGTACTACATTACCCATTCAAAGAAGACAATATGCACCAGATAGAACTTCCAGAGAAATGCCGTTTAGTCAGTTGAGTTCTTTATTTCCAGCTGGGCAGTCTGTCCAAAAGTGCAATGCGGAGATTGCCAGCTCCTTGAACGCACCATTCCTTGCAGATACACCAGGCTCGATTCAGAAGGCTATTAAGTCATCTTTAGCATTTGCGGCTAGGTTTGACTTGGGAGTCAAGTATGGAATGCCCAATGGTTCCCCTGACATTAGTTCCGTAATCAATCATAAGGCTGGAAGTTCAAAGGATAGATGA
- the LOC132640845 gene encoding zinc finger CCCH domain-containing protein 65 isoform X3, whose protein sequence is MENSHIVALKPLQNPYPFPPSRRRFLMSETYNTLLQILSNCPITDSTTNKQQLDVIKDDNGSSKLGRENEVGELVDHHLIRSEKLLVNGPAHNESDNMVMQPSSGDGNEGCSRYGYGDFTGAQMEVDLDPSNCTIDAIEGDRGPSITNDIIDMNCLVDKTHGCNDQTVKEPGNRCSTHELKVKECDPIRQAELDKELSIDDVSAAIESCFGADTIAELSQPAELSGEKMAVSETHLSEEMKHGLQVKEMELETLISSAGATDSSVHVPVSEETEEGEVSGDFMVFDESDYDILNHLGNEKKDQADESPADIFGREEFAFDVHINAPQKRDAYASSSIDTVDEDNTFFGGEFIRKFREEPDDNTEKFFRSRDVETRKICVYDSILDSGNVDKQVGLDVNLDHPVGSQFDSTYGENAKENEQSIVPAEDGNIGKRKGKRGPLTKRKKEKRKVNYRINRAEKNRKLGVRRLRLPPVVKPKVVRYCRHYLKGRCLEGEKCKFSHDTIPLTKSTPCSHFARQSCMKGDDCPFDHQLSKYPCNNHASNGFCSRGAHCLFSHEIAAKTVAVTSPTASNRELMSPFAPSNSNSLIQANTWGMSHKDVKSTSGSTGLVPGKSTERIVLEPVQKPAACTPKGVTFLSHGKSLQDNIQKPNGFTKGGSMRTPQGMNFLSFGRAPSAEPNGDTLLLGDMKNSKEAATCAKRDDSVKDDNQANVSAKLWSMNQMSTRTPPGSVPRGVNFLSVDKTVEDRSHPNEFNSTTLPIQRRQYAPDRTSREMPFSQLSSLFPAGQSVQKCNAEIASSLNAPFLADTPGSIQKAIKSSLAFAARFDLGVKYGMPNGSPDISSVINHKAGSSKDR, encoded by the exons ATGGAGAATTCTCACATCGTTGCTCTAAAACCCTTGCAAAACCCTTACCCTTTCCCTCCTTCTCGGCGACGATTTCTCATGAGTGAAACTTACAATACACTCCTTCAAATTCTATCTAATTGCCCCATCACTGATTCTACCACTAACAAACAACAACTAG ATGTTATTAAAGATGACAATGGCAGCAGTAAACTGGGAAGAGAAAATGAAGTCGGCGAATTGGTTGATCATCATCTCATCAGGTCCGAGAAATTGTTAGTTAATGGTCCTGCTCATAACGAGTCTGACAATATGGTAATGCAACCGAGTTCTGGTGATGGAAATGAAGGGTGCTCTCGTTATGGATATGGAGATTTTACTGGTGCACAAATGGAAGTTGATTTAGATCCCTCCAATTGTACAATTGATGCAATCGAAGGCGATAGAGGTCCTTCTATAACAAATGATATCATTGATATGAATTGTTTGGTAGACAAAACTCATGGTTGTAACGATCAAACGGTCAAGGAACCTGGGAATAGGTGTAGCACTCATGAATTGAAAGTGAAGGAGTGTGATCCTATCAGACAGGCAGAATTAGACAAAGAACTTAGTATTGATGATGTCAGTGCTGCTATAGAGTCTTGTTTTGGTGCGGATACTATTGCTGAGTTGTCGCAACCTGCAGAGCTCTCTGGAGAGAAAATGGCTGTTTCTGAGACACATTTGTCGGAAGAAATGAAGCATGGATTGCAGGTAAAAGAGATGGAATTGGAAACTTTGATATCTTCTGCTGGAGCAACAGATTCATCTGTCCATGTTCCTGTGAGTGAAGAGACAGAGGAAGGGGAAGTTTCCGGAGATTTTATGGTTTTTGATGAATCAGATTATGACATTCTTAATCATCTTGGGAATGAGAAGAAGGATCAAGCAGATGAGTCTCCTGCTGACATTTTTGGTCGAGAAGAGTTTGCTTTTGATGTTCACATTAATGCACCACAGAAGAGGGATGCTTATGCCTCTTCATCCATTGATACAGTTGATGAGGATAACACCTTTTTTGGGGGAGAGTTCATAAGAAAATTTAGAGAAGAGCCAGACGATAATACTGAAAAGTTTTTCCGCTCAAGGGATGTCGAGACCAGAAAAATTTGTGTGTATGACAGCATTTTGGATAGTGGGAACGTTGATAAGCAAGTTGGTCTAGACGTAAATTTAGATCATCCTGTTGGTTCTCAATTTGATTCAACCTATGGTGAAAATGCAAAAGAAAATGAACAATCAATAGTCCCTGCAGAG GATGGGAATATTGGTAAAAGGAAAGGGAAGAGAGGTCCTTTAaccaagagaaaaaaagaaaagagaaag GTCAATTACAGAATTAACCGAGCTGAAAAGAACAGAAAGCTTGGAGTTAGAAGGCTGAGGCTTCCACCAGTGGTGAAACCAAAAGTTGTGAGGTATTGCCGCCATTATCTCAAAGGAAGATGCTTAGAG GGTGAGAAGTGCAAATTCTCTCATGATACCATCCCCTTGACAAAGTCAACG CCATGTTCTCATTTTGCACGTCAGTCTTGCATGAAAGGTGATGATTGCCCATTTGATCATCAACTCTCCAAGTATCCGTGCAATAACCATGCATCCAATGGGTTTTGCAGCAGAGGTGCTCATTGTTTATTTTCACATGAG ATAGCTGCTAAGACAGTGGCAGTGACAAGTCCTACTGCTTCAAACCGTGAGCTGATGTCACCATTTGCTCCAAGTAATTCAAACTCTTTGATTCAAGCAAACACATGGGGGATGTCGCATAAAGACGTTAAATCCACATCTGGTTCAACTGGGCTTGTTCCTGGTAAGAGCACTGAGCGGATTGTATTAGAGCCTGTGCAAAAGCCAGCTGCATGTACACCCAAAGGTGTCACGTTCTTATCTCATGGGAAGTCTTTGCAAG ATAATATTCAGAAACCGAATGGATTTACAAAAGGAGGATCTATGAGGACACCACAAGGAATGAACTTCTTGTCCTTTGGCCGAGCACCTTCGGCTGAGCCCAATGGTGACACATTGTTGCTGGGTGACATGAAGAATAGTAAAGAAGCTGCAACATGTGCCAAGAGGGACGACAGTGTCAAAGATGATAATCAAGCCAACGTAAGTGCTAAGTTATGGAGCATGAATCAAATGTCGACCAGAACCCCCCCTGGTTCTGTACCTCGGGGTGTAAACTTCCTGTCAGTTGACAAAACAGTAGAGGATAGATCGCATCCTAATGAGTTCAACAGTACTACATTACCCATTCAAAGAAGACAATATGCACCAGATAGAACTTCCAGAGAAATGCCGTTTAGTCAGTTGAGTTCTTTATTTCCAGCTGGGCAGTCTGTCCAAAAGTGCAATGCGGAGATTGCCAGCTCCTTGAACGCACCATTCCTTGCAGATACACCAGGCTCGATTCAGAAGGCTATTAAGTCATCTTTAGCATTTGCGGCTAGGTTTGACTTGGGAGTCAAGTATGGAATGCCCAATGGTTCCCCTGACATTAGTTCCGTAATCAATCATAAGGCTGGAAGTTCAAAGGATAGATGA
- the LOC132640845 gene encoding zinc finger CCCH domain-containing protein 65 isoform X1, giving the protein MENSHIVALKPLQNPYPFPPSRRRFLMSETYNTLLQILSNCPITDSTTNKQQLDVIKDDNGSSKLGRENEVGELVDHHLIRSEKLLVNGPAHNESDNMVMQPSSGDGNEGCSRYGYGDFTGAQMEVDLDPSNCTIDAIEGDRGPSITNDIIDMNCLVDKTHGCNDQTVKEPGNRCSTHELKVKECDPIRQAELDKELSIDDVSAAIESCFGADTIAELSQPAELSGEKMAVSETHLSEEMKHGLQVKEMELETLISSAGATDSSVHVPVSEETEEGEVSGDFMVFDESDYDILNHLGNEKKDQADESPADIFGREEFAFDVHINAPQKRDAYASSSIDTVDEDNTFFGGEFIRKFREEPDDNTEKFFRSRDVETRKICVYDSILDSGNVDKQVGLDVNLDHPVGSQFDSTYGENAKENEQSIVPAEDGNIGKRKGKRGPLTKRKKEKRKVNYRINRAEKNRKLGVRRLRLPPVVKPKVVRYCRHYLKGRCLEGEKCKFSHDTIPLTKSTPCSHFARQSCMKGDDCPFDHQLSKYPCNNHASNGFCSRGAHCLFSHEIAAKTVAVTSPTASNRELMSPFAPSNSNSLIQANTWGMSHKDVKSTSGSTGLVPGKSTERIVLEPVQKPAACTPKGVTFLSHGKSLQGEARKHEEAGLYSKANDARKFSCQLIHSMSDNIQKPNGFTKGGSMRTPQGMNFLSFGRAPSAEPNGDTLLLGDMKNSKEAATCAKRDDSVKDDNQANVSAKLWSMNQMSTRTPPGSVPRGVNFLSVDKTVEDRSHPNEFNSTTLPIQRRQYAPDRTSREMPFSQLSSLFPAGQSVQKCNAEIASSLNAPFLADTPGSIQKAIKSSLAFAARFDLGVKYGMPNGSPDISSVINHKAGSSKDR; this is encoded by the exons ATGGAGAATTCTCACATCGTTGCTCTAAAACCCTTGCAAAACCCTTACCCTTTCCCTCCTTCTCGGCGACGATTTCTCATGAGTGAAACTTACAATACACTCCTTCAAATTCTATCTAATTGCCCCATCACTGATTCTACCACTAACAAACAACAACTAG ATGTTATTAAAGATGACAATGGCAGCAGTAAACTGGGAAGAGAAAATGAAGTCGGCGAATTGGTTGATCATCATCTCATCAGGTCCGAGAAATTGTTAGTTAATGGTCCTGCTCATAACGAGTCTGACAATATGGTAATGCAACCGAGTTCTGGTGATGGAAATGAAGGGTGCTCTCGTTATGGATATGGAGATTTTACTGGTGCACAAATGGAAGTTGATTTAGATCCCTCCAATTGTACAATTGATGCAATCGAAGGCGATAGAGGTCCTTCTATAACAAATGATATCATTGATATGAATTGTTTGGTAGACAAAACTCATGGTTGTAACGATCAAACGGTCAAGGAACCTGGGAATAGGTGTAGCACTCATGAATTGAAAGTGAAGGAGTGTGATCCTATCAGACAGGCAGAATTAGACAAAGAACTTAGTATTGATGATGTCAGTGCTGCTATAGAGTCTTGTTTTGGTGCGGATACTATTGCTGAGTTGTCGCAACCTGCAGAGCTCTCTGGAGAGAAAATGGCTGTTTCTGAGACACATTTGTCGGAAGAAATGAAGCATGGATTGCAGGTAAAAGAGATGGAATTGGAAACTTTGATATCTTCTGCTGGAGCAACAGATTCATCTGTCCATGTTCCTGTGAGTGAAGAGACAGAGGAAGGGGAAGTTTCCGGAGATTTTATGGTTTTTGATGAATCAGATTATGACATTCTTAATCATCTTGGGAATGAGAAGAAGGATCAAGCAGATGAGTCTCCTGCTGACATTTTTGGTCGAGAAGAGTTTGCTTTTGATGTTCACATTAATGCACCACAGAAGAGGGATGCTTATGCCTCTTCATCCATTGATACAGTTGATGAGGATAACACCTTTTTTGGGGGAGAGTTCATAAGAAAATTTAGAGAAGAGCCAGACGATAATACTGAAAAGTTTTTCCGCTCAAGGGATGTCGAGACCAGAAAAATTTGTGTGTATGACAGCATTTTGGATAGTGGGAACGTTGATAAGCAAGTTGGTCTAGACGTAAATTTAGATCATCCTGTTGGTTCTCAATTTGATTCAACCTATGGTGAAAATGCAAAAGAAAATGAACAATCAATAGTCCCTGCAGAG GATGGGAATATTGGTAAAAGGAAAGGGAAGAGAGGTCCTTTAaccaagagaaaaaaagaaaagagaaag GTCAATTACAGAATTAACCGAGCTGAAAAGAACAGAAAGCTTGGAGTTAGAAGGCTGAGGCTTCCACCAGTGGTGAAACCAAAAGTTGTGAGGTATTGCCGCCATTATCTCAAAGGAAGATGCTTAGAG GGTGAGAAGTGCAAATTCTCTCATGATACCATCCCCTTGACAAAGTCAACG CCATGTTCTCATTTTGCACGTCAGTCTTGCATGAAAGGTGATGATTGCCCATTTGATCATCAACTCTCCAAGTATCCGTGCAATAACCATGCATCCAATGGGTTTTGCAGCAGAGGTGCTCATTGTTTATTTTCACATGAG ATAGCTGCTAAGACAGTGGCAGTGACAAGTCCTACTGCTTCAAACCGTGAGCTGATGTCACCATTTGCTCCAAGTAATTCAAACTCTTTGATTCAAGCAAACACATGGGGGATGTCGCATAAAGACGTTAAATCCACATCTGGTTCAACTGGGCTTGTTCCTGGTAAGAGCACTGAGCGGATTGTATTAGAGCCTGTGCAAAAGCCAGCTGCATGTACACCCAAAGGTGTCACGTTCTTATCTCATGGGAAGTCTTTGCAAGGTGAGGCCAGAAAGCATGAAGAAGCTGGTTTATATTCCAAGGCAAATGATGCTAGAAAATTTAGCTGTCAATTAATCCATAGTATGTCAGATAATATTCAGAAACCGAATGGATTTACAAAAGGAGGATCTATGAGGACACCACAAGGAATGAACTTCTTGTCCTTTGGCCGAGCACCTTCGGCTGAGCCCAATGGTGACACATTGTTGCTGGGTGACATGAAGAATAGTAAAGAAGCTGCAACATGTGCCAAGAGGGACGACAGTGTCAAAGATGATAATCAAGCCAACGTAAGTGCTAAGTTATGGAGCATGAATCAAATGTCGACCAGAACCCCCCCTGGTTCTGTACCTCGGGGTGTAAACTTCCTGTCAGTTGACAAAACAGTAGAGGATAGATCGCATCCTAATGAGTTCAACAGTACTACATTACCCATTCAAAGAAGACAATATGCACCAGATAGAACTTCCAGAGAAATGCCGTTTAGTCAGTTGAGTTCTTTATTTCCAGCTGGGCAGTCTGTCCAAAAGTGCAATGCGGAGATTGCCAGCTCCTTGAACGCACCATTCCTTGCAGATACACCAGGCTCGATTCAGAAGGCTATTAAGTCATCTTTAGCATTTGCGGCTAGGTTTGACTTGGGAGTCAAGTATGGAATGCCCAATGGTTCCCCTGACATTAGTTCCGTAATCAATCATAAGGCTGGAAGTTCAAAGGATAGATGA